In Centroberyx gerrardi isolate f3 chromosome 11, fCenGer3.hap1.cur.20231027, whole genome shotgun sequence, the following are encoded in one genomic region:
- the LOC139923342 gene encoding uncharacterized protein LOC139923342: MASYTPFPRDMSQVPGRDPVYMEAINKNMRVPERLSVGPGGRRWGEEGEESRRRPEEPPPAYSMHIPDRLTYTETPDMSPRPLFTPSKATLCPQPGLEPCWERDGEVFYREPLLSPIRRSYSDQSFGRTPPGTPPHPKQALALHNQLSSSRGSSRPVRQRSTASPQAQAQPGAQAQPVVLPLGLPAIPPSLLSPHSMLQAARQLGLQASQRLLQTVSQKYRFGYQEKPPPAPAAAEASAPAYMEQGRKSAMESWSVEEEGGGGGAVVEFIVLRRQVMKMSRRLAGLERQNAERRNTEVVLFSLLLSACLLNAWLWIRR; the protein is encoded by the exons ATGGCGTCCTACACTCCGTTCCCGAGGGACATGTCCCAGGTCCCGGGCCGGGACCCGGTCTACATGGAGGCCATCAACAAGAACATGCGCGTCCCGGAGCGGCTGAGCGTCGGGCCGGGGGGGCGgcggtggggggaggagggggaggagtcccGCAGGAGGCCCGAGGAGCCGCCGCCCGCCTACAGCATGCACATCCCTGACAGGCTGACGTACACAG AAACCCCTGACATGAGCCCCAGACCGCTGTTCACCCCGTCCAAAGCGACGCTCTGCCCCCAGCCGGGCCTGGAGCCGTGCTGGGAGCGGGACGGAGAGGTCTTCTACAGGGAGCCGCTGCTG AGTCCCATACGGAGATCCTACAGTGACCAGAGCTTCGGCAGGACGCCGCCTGGcacgcccccccaccccaaacagGCTCTGGCTCTGCACAACCAGCTGTCCAGCTC TCGAGGTTCAAGCCGTCCTGTCCGCCAGCGCTCCACTGCTTCtccccaggcccaggcccagccGGGGGCCCAGGCCCAGCCGGTGGTCCTGCCGCTGGGTCTCCCTGCCATCCCCCCCAGCCTCCTGTCCCCACACTCCATGCTGCAGGCGGCCAGGCAGCTGGGCCTGCAGGCCTCACAGCGCCTCCTGCAGACCGTCAGCCAGAAATACAG ATTTGGCTACCAAGAGAAGCCGCCGCCGGCGCCTGCTGCGGCCGAAGCCTCCGCTCCTGCATACATGGAACAAGGCAGGAAAAG TGCCATGGAGAGCTGGAGcgtagaagaagaaggaggaggaggaggagctgtggTGGAGTTCATCGTCCTGAGGAGACAG gtgATGAAGATGAGTCGTCGGCTGGCGGGACTAGAGAGACAAAACGCCGAGCGGAGGAACACCGAGGTCGTCCTCTTCTCGCTGCTGCTCTCCGCCTGCCTGCTCAACGCCTGGCTGTGGATCcgcagataa